Proteins encoded by one window of Lathyrus oleraceus cultivar Zhongwan6 chromosome 1, CAAS_Psat_ZW6_1.0, whole genome shotgun sequence:
- the LOC127115218 gene encoding uncharacterized mitochondrial protein AtMg00810-like: protein MIAQLYVDDIMFRGMSNQMVQHFVRHMQSEFEMSLVDELTYFLGLQVKQIDDTIFISQSKYAKRVVKKFGMENESHKRTPAPTHLKLTKDEKGVGVDQSLYMSMIGSLLYLTASRYDITFVVGVCARYETEPKMSHITQVKRILKYINGTSDYGMVYSHNANSMLIGYCDANWAGSANDRKITYGGCFFLGNNLISWFNKKQNCVSLSIAEAEYIAARSNCS from the coding sequence ATGATAGCACAActatatgttgatgacattatgTTTAGAGGGATGTCGAATCAGATGGTCCAACATTTTGTCAGGCATATGCAAtctgaatttgagatgagtcttgtTGATGAATTGACTTACTTTCTTGGTCTTCAAGTCAAACAAATCGATGATACTATCTTTAtctctcaaagcaagtatgctaAGCGTGtagtgaagaagtttggcatggaaaatgaAAGTCACAAAAGGACACCTGCACCAACCCACTTGAAGTTAACTAAAGATGAAAAAGGTGTAGGTGTGGATCAAAGTCTATACATGAGTATGATTGGTAGTTTGCTATATCTTACAGCTAGCAGATATGACATCACATTTGTTGTAGGAGTGTGTGCAAGATATGAGACTGAACCTAAAATGAGTCATATTActcaagtgaaaaggatcctgaaatacATCAATGGTACTAGTGATTATGGAATGGTGTATTCCCATAATGCAAATTCCATGCTTATAGGGTACTGTGATGCAAATTGGGCAGGTAGTGCTAATGATAGAAAAATCACTTatggaggatgtttcttcttgggaaataatcttaTATCATGGTTCAACAAGAAGCAAAATTGTGTGTCATTGTCTATTGCTGAGGCTGAATATATTGCAGCAAGAAGCAATTGCTCTTAA